CAATACAGGTTCCATCGCGCGCATGAACATGGTTGCAAACATATTTGAAGCCGAACGGAGCAAGCTGATGTCGCTGTGCTACCGCATGCTTGGCGAACGTGCCGGAGCGGAAGACGTGGTTCAGGACACTTGGTTAAAGTGGGCCGCCGCCGACATTGACAATATCGACAATCCTGCGGCTTGGTTACGCAGGGTCGCCACAAATATTGCAATCGACACCTTACGATCCGCCCATCGTCAACGCGAAATCTATGTCGGTCCGTGGCTGCCCGAGCCCCTTATTCAATCGGAACCCCAAGAGCCCGAATACCACTTTGAATTGGCGCAAGAATGCGAATTGGCATTGCTTTGGGCCATGGAACGTCTCACCGAAAAAGAACGTGCAGCATTTATTCTCAGGGAGGCGTTCGACGCCAGCTATTCGGAGCTCGCTGCCACTCTTGGAACAACGCAAGCGGCCTGCCGTCAACTTGTCAGCAGGTCGCAAAAGAAGTTGCAGGACTCTGGTCCCCGTTTCGATGCGACGCCTGAAGAGGTCGCGGACCTAAGCCAGCGCTTCTTCATGGCAATCATTGCGGAGGACTTTGATGCCGCGTTGTCGCTTCTTACGCCCGACGCGGTTGCGATTGCGGATGGTGGAGCCAAGAAACGCGCAGCGCGGCGTCCTTTGTGCGGTGGTCCCGAGATTGTGCAGGTGTTCCGAGCATTGTACAAAAAAGCGAAGGATGAACAGGGTTGGACGAGCCAAATGTCGATGGTGAATGCCAAGCCCGCTCTGCTGCGTTTCCACTTGGACCAATTGGATTCCGTCACAACTCTCGCCCCAGATCGAAGTGGGAAGATTGCGTGGATATATATCATGCGAAATCCGGACAAGCTTGATTTGGTCGAACTTTAAGTTCGCCAAAGCCGACATTCGCCGAATCGCGGAGATCCGGTAAAGAGGGCTCATCGCCGCCCAATGCATTTGCAGAAACATCGCCTGCCAGCGACTTCGGACACCAGCCGTTCAACAGGATGCTATGCTCTTGTTGCCAGCGCTGTGCTGATGTCTGGGTTTGGAGGGAGGATTGGAGGGCATATCATGCCAAGAGTACAACTCCCCGCAGTCACCCCAAAACACAAAGCATGGAACAAAGGGCGGATCATAGGTCAGAAACGACCGCTGCTTCCCAAACAAGTGTGGGCCATACGTGCCCGGCTCGAACATGCAGGTTATCTTCGCGACCTTGCGCTGTTTAACGTCGCAATTGATAGCAAGTTGCGTGGTTGCGATCTGGTCACTCTCGCCGTCACGGATTTGGTTAAGGAGGATCGCGTGCGTGAACGGGTGTCAGTGATCCAAAGCAAAACCAAGAAGCCAGTTCAGTTTGAACTGACTGAAAACACGAGGGATAGCGTCATTGCATGGGCAATATCACCCGAGATGATCGGATGTCGCTTTATATTCCCGAGCCGCTTTCATGACCGCCCGCATATCTCAACACGTCAATATGGTCGACTTGTGCGAGACTGGGTGACCGCGATTGGCCTGGAACCCAGCGGATACGGTACACACTCGATGCGTCGAACCAAAGCTGCCTAGATTTACCGCAAGACGGGGAACCTCCGCGCCGTGCAGCTTTTGCTTGGCCACACGAAGTTAGATAGCACGGTGCGTTATCTGGGCGTTGAGCTGGAAGATGCGCTAAGCATAGCAGAACGGATCGACATCTGAACGTCGTTGGCGGGCGGTTGCTGCCGTTCGCCAACCAAGAACGGACCTAGGAATTTCATGCCACGGTCGGCAGTAGCGAGCCCCTTTTATCGGACGCTGCGAGCTGCACGAATGTCCGTTCTCGTGTGCCTGACCTAGGCATTCAACTACACTTTCATTTTTTAACTGAGTTTTGTGAACATCCAAACCTGGCAAATGTTCGCAGAGCATAGGACTGCCAACCTTCTACCCCAAATAGATTTGACCGGATGGATATTTCACACGTGGGACACTACGGGTTGCGAGGAAAAACCCGATGGCGAGCGGACCGACGCGGCCAAGAAACATCACAAAAATGATAACAGCGCGGCCAAACCCGTCCAGCTCACCCGTCGCACCACGCGACAGGCCGACGGTGCCGAATGCAGATGTCACCTCGAATGCCAGATCCATGAAATCGCCGTCATGGCTGATCGAAACGATGAAAATGCCGGTCAGCACGAGCAACATGGATATTGTCGTCAGAGCCATGACTTTCATGACTTCCTCCATACCGATGGAGCGGCCAAAGGCATTAAGCACCGTTCGCCTGCGGAAAAAGGCCACTGTTGCCAGCAGCAGAACGGCCAGCGTGGTCACCTTGATCCCGCCAGCCGTAGACGTGCTCCCGCCGCCGACGACCATCAGCGTCATCGTGAGCAAGGTTGAGCTGTCATGCATGCCGGCGGTGTTGATGGTATTGAAACCGGCAGTGCGGGGTGTCACCCCTTGAAACCAGCTCGCCCACAGTTTTTCGCCTGTGGTGAGCGTTCCGAGCGTTTCGGGATTGGACCATTCCAGCAGACCAAACGCGATGCTGCCCCAGAGGATCAGTATAAGCGTGCCCACAAGCATCAGCTTTGTATGTAGCGTCAGCCGTGTCCAGTTTCGTTTCTGATAGATATCGCCCAGCACGATGAAACCGATGCCGCCAAAGATAAATAGTAGCGGGATTACAATGTTGATGACCGGATTGCCGACCCATTGTGAAAGGCTGTCAGGATGCAGGGCGAAGCCTGCATTGTTGAACGCGGAGATCGAATGGAACACGGCCTGCCATATTCCGTTCCAGCCGTATTGCGGTATGAATACGAACGCGAGCAGGATGGCGCCAACGGTCTGACAGACCAGTGCAATGACAAGGATGATCCGCACCAGAACCGTCAGATTGGACAATGACGTCTCGTTCATTTCCTCACGCAGGATCATACGTTGCGGCATGCCGACCTGAATGCCGAGGGCGCCCAGAACCAGAACGGCAGTTGTCATCAAACCAAGCCCGCCAAGCTGGATCAGGATAGCGATTACCGCTTGGCCGAAACCGGTAAAGGCAGCGCCCGTATCGGCCAGCACCAGACCCGTCACCGTCACGGCAGAAGTTGAGGTGAAAATTGCCTCGCTAAACCCGATGTCGCCCTTGTGCGAAATCGGCAGCCACAGGATCAAACCGCCGATGATGATAAACGTAATGTAGAACAGCACCAGCATGGCGGGTGGCGACAGGCGTATCGTCTTCGTTGACCGCAGGTAGCGCATGATCCGGCGTGCCACGCTCAAAGGCTTCCGGCAAAATCGCGCAGGTCCTTGCGCTGGCCCAGCAACAACAGTAAATCGTCACGTTCCAACCGGCATTCCTGCCCATCCATACCGAT
The Rhodobacteraceae bacterium S2214 genome window above contains:
- the sigJ gene encoding RNA polymerase sigma factor SigJ; translation: MNMVANIFEAERSKLMSLCYRMLGERAGAEDVVQDTWLKWAAADIDNIDNPAAWLRRVATNIAIDTLRSAHRQREIYVGPWLPEPLIQSEPQEPEYHFELAQECELALLWAMERLTEKERAAFILREAFDASYSELAATLGTTQAACRQLVSRSQKKLQDSGPRFDATPEEVADLSQRFFMAIIAEDFDAALSLLTPDAVAIADGGAKKRAARRPLCGGPEIVQVFRALYKKAKDEQGWTSQMSMVNAKPALLRFHLDQLDSVTTLAPDRSGKIAWIYIMRNPDKLDLVEL
- a CDS encoding TrkH family potassium uptake protein; the encoded protein is MRYLRSTKTIRLSPPAMLVLFYITFIIIGGLILWLPISHKGDIGFSEAIFTSTSAVTVTGLVLADTGAAFTGFGQAVIAILIQLGGLGLMTTAVLVLGALGIQVGMPQRMILREEMNETSLSNLTVLVRIILVIALVCQTVGAILLAFVFIPQYGWNGIWQAVFHSISAFNNAGFALHPDSLSQWVGNPVINIVIPLLFIFGGIGFIVLGDIYQKRNWTRLTLHTKLMLVGTLILILWGSIAFGLLEWSNPETLGTLTTGEKLWASWFQGVTPRTAGFNTINTAGMHDSSTLLTMTLMVVGGGSTSTAGGIKVTTLAVLLLATVAFFRRRTVLNAFGRSIGMEEVMKVMALTTISMLLVLTGIFIVSISHDGDFMDLAFEVTSAFGTVGLSRGATGELDGFGRAVIIFVMFLGRVGPLAIGFFLATRSVPRVKYPSGQIYLG